The sequence below is a genomic window from Nitrososphaerota archaeon.
TCCCAACGCCAGCATGATCCCTCCCAATTATAAAGTGGGTGCACCCAAAGTTCTTCCTCATAATTGCGTGCATTATAGCCTCCTTTGGACCGGCATAGCGCATCTCCCAATGCAATATTCCAAAGAACACCTTGCTCTTCGGGAAGTATCCTTCTACCAGTGCAGAATACGTATCTATGATGACTTGATCCTTAAAGTCTCCTGCCTTCTTCTTGCCTATTACTGGATTTATGAATAAGCCGTCATAGAGGTTCAGAGCAGCCTTCTGCAGACCTTCGTGCCCAGAGTGAGGAACATTTCTGGTCTGGAAGCCCACAACAGTCTTCCACCCTCTTTCTTGAAAGATTTTTCTGGTCTCTGCTGGTATGAAGGTATTGTCTTGATATGGTCTTTGGATACCGTCCAGAACTGAAATCTTGCCTCCGACCAAAAAATCCTTCATCGCTAGGGTCTTTGCAACCCCGGGATGAGCCACCTCGTTAGTTCCATAAACTTTCTTGGCAAGCTCCCGCTTGTCATATGTGTAAACCTCTTCAACCTTCATCGACGCTACTATCTTCTGATTATACGCTAGGCTAATCTCGGAACCCTCTTCTATGCCCTCCTCTTTCTTGACATCTAACAAAATCGGGATTGTCCATGGAGTACCGTCAGGAAGACGCATTTTATTTATAACATTCTGATATTGGTTCTTTGGAAGAAAACCTTCGATCGGGCTGAACACACCAGTCGCGATGTTCATGCAGTCAGAGAAAGTTTCATCGTCTATTGCTAAAGCTTGAAGTCCAGCAAGATCAGGCTGTTTTCCCTTAATTACGCGGTCTACAAGTTTCCCCCCGTGAGGAGGCGGCAGTCCTTCCATTACCTGCACCAGAACGAATATCTATTTTAATGGCTGCCCTTTACGTGCAGGCCGCATTCTTTGTTGTCCTGTTCCCACCACCACCTTCCAGCCCTCGGATCTTCTCCTGGCTGGACGGCTCTTGTGCAGGGCTCGCAGCCTATACTTGGGAATCCTCTGTCATGCAAGACATTGTAAGGAACCTTGTTCTGCTTGACGTATTCCTGCACTTGGCCAAACGACCAGTCAAGTAATGGGTTAACTTTGATTATGTTTCCATGGTCTGTATCTATTTCTATATATTTTGCAGTGGTCCTGTTCTGCGTCTGATCCTTCCTTATTCCTGTAATCCATCCATCTAGTTGGGATAACGCTCTGTTAAGAGGCTCAACTTTTCTTATTCCGCAGCAGAGTTTCCTGTTCTCTACGCTGTGGTAGAAGAGGTTAACGCCCTTCTCCCTGACCATCTTTTCAACCCTTGCAGCATCTGGGACGAAGACTTCTATCTGGATGTTGTATTTGTCCTTGACTTCGTCCATCACGTCATAGGTTTCTTGGTGCAGTCTTCCAGTTTCAAGACAGAAGACTCTTGCCTTGGGATTTATCTTTACCAGTATGTCTATCAGAGCGACGTCTTCAAGGCCGAAGCTTGACGCTAGTGCTATCTTTGGGTGCAATTCTTTTAGAGCCCATTCCAGAATTTTTTGGGGAGTCGCTCCCTCTAAAGACCTGTTTATCTCTGCAATCTTCTCCTCAGAAAATTTTGGTTGCTTGGTTTGGACGGTTGTAGTTGCCAATTCTGTTCTTTATTGGTTGGGGGTTTTAATGACATATAAGTATAACGGCGTTGTTTGCTATTGGCAAGTGTCTCTATACTTACCCCTTATATATAAAATCAAAGAGTTACTAACAAAAGATATCCTATATGCAAAATATTTTTTTCTTGTTTTGTATCTTGTTTTGTATTTAAGCTCAAAAACTGAAGTCTTTATCTGGCAGTTTATTTTTCCATAACAAGAAATTATTGATGGCTCTGATATACTAAGACGTATAGTATGTTATGTTTAGAGTGTTGTCTCGGTTAGTAGAGTACTCTACTGATTTAGTATGATCTGGTTATAGGTCTTTATTGAATCAATTGCAAACGAATCTGCAAGCTTATCCGTACCTCTATGTGTTCCTGAAACTGATCTTAGATGGTGGTAGAATTCATGAAGTATGACAAATGGATTGTACAGAGTTTCTCTGTTCTTTACGTAAATCGTCTTTTTGTGTAATACATAGCAGCCTGCAACGCTTGAATGCTTCTTCGGCAGCCCTACCAGTAATTCAGGCACGTCAACATGATAATAGTTGGAGAGAGATTCTATTGCCTCTTCTGGTTGGGAATTGAGGATAAGCCATACAGCCCTTGCCCTTATCCGCTCCTCTTCATTCAAATTGACATGGTTCATTTGTAGTTGTTTGAAAATGTTAGCTTTTAGAGATAAAGGATAAGGCTTAAGCCTCTGGATAAAAAGAGGACATTGATGATATGGAACTTCTTGCATCTCCACTAACCCAAACATTCATAATAATTCTGGTAATGATAACTGCCAACCTGCTGATACGCTTCTTTGTTAGAAGGCGGCTAGTAGGCCTTGAAGGGCATGAATATTTTGTCCGCTTGATCTGGCTGGTAGTTGCCATCTCTGGGGCTGCTTATCTGGCAGTGGTATGGGGTTTGGTCTCCCTTGTGGTTGGAACTGTAACAACTCTGGGTGCTCTTGCATTTCTAATAGGTCTTGCGTTAATGCCTTGGCTGTCTGATCTTATTGTCGGATTGTCGTTGTATGTCAACCCTATGATAAAGGTAGGTGCAGAGGTTGAGATTGGCGAGGTTAGAGGAAGAATAATTCGTATCAGCCTTACTACGACTCAGATTAGCGGCAACGAATTCCTAGTGATAGTGCCTAACAGGAAATTCAGAGATGAGATGGTA
It includes:
- the sat gene encoding sulfate adenylyltransferase produces the protein MPPPHGGKLVDRVIKGKQPDLAGLQALAIDDETFSDCMNIATGVFSPIEGFLPKNQYQNVINKMRLPDGTPWTIPILLDVKKEEGIEEGSEISLAYNQKIVASMKVEEVYTYDKRELAKKVYGTNEVAHPGVAKTLAMKDFLVGGKISVLDGIQRPYQDNTFIPAETRKIFQERGWKTVVGFQTRNVPHSGHEGLQKAALNLYDGLFINPVIGKKKAGDFKDQVIIDTYSALVEGYFPKSKVFFGILHWEMRYAGPKEAIMHAIMRKNFGCTHFIIGRDHAGVGNYYHPFAAQEIFKEFPDIVIQPLMFPAFYYCKKCFSVANEKTCPHGKEDRLDFSGTYMRNLLNAGQSPPAELIRPEVFAAIRKTDDPFV
- a CDS encoding phosphoadenylyl-sulfate reductase, with the translated sequence MATTTVQTKQPKFSEEKIAEINRSLEGATPQKILEWALKELHPKIALASSFGLEDVALIDILVKINPKARVFCLETGRLHQETYDVMDEVKDKYNIQIEVFVPDAARVEKMVREKGVNLFYHSVENRKLCCGIRKVEPLNRALSQLDGWITGIRKDQTQNRTTAKYIEIDTDHGNIIKVNPLLDWSFGQVQEYVKQNKVPYNVLHDRGFPSIGCEPCTRAVQPGEDPRAGRWWWEQDNKECGLHVKGSH
- a CDS encoding mechanosensitive ion channel yields the protein MELLASPLTQTFIIILVMITANLLIRFFVRRRLVGLEGHEYFVRLIWLVVAISGAAYLAVVWGLVSLVVGTVTTLGALAFLIGLALMPWLSDLIVGLSLYVNPMIKVGAEVEIGEVRGRIIRISLTTTQISGNEFLVIVPNRKFRDEMVKIISLKQMDKVKETNQKH